Proteins from one Sphingobium herbicidovorans genomic window:
- a CDS encoding relaxase/mobilization nuclease domain-containing protein, producing the protein MSFGEREDELWGVLKPTFKPRVFGDPNLKYAERLLKQKRVGKDGGPLVGPRADARAVLARVVRKAPEVLVKVTGRKKGADHLGAHLAYIGRKCEIALETRDGELLTNKADVQQLAEEWSDPLYWRPRATVSAVSMVFSMPEGTDPETVKQSVRETAERMLGDNHDYLLALHTDTPRPHVHMTVEAEGMDGTRFDPRRADLFKFREAFAEGLRSRGVECEATPRWSRGQARAGTSMALAQMREKIRRGVSRQPTEADLRQAREALAIATGKAQAPAFVAQAKRRWTSIREQYEGAAARLDDSEDRRDKDLARELRSFLKDRPSIESVPDRVLKDAVDRVRIAREQQSKRQEGPKSPERKPPDKMR; encoded by the coding sequence ATGTCATTCGGCGAGCGCGAGGACGAACTGTGGGGTGTGCTGAAGCCGACTTTCAAGCCGCGCGTGTTTGGCGACCCCAATCTTAAATATGCCGAGCGCCTGCTGAAACAAAAGAGGGTCGGAAAGGATGGGGGACCTTTGGTTGGCCCACGAGCAGATGCCCGTGCGGTGCTGGCCCGCGTAGTCCGCAAGGCGCCTGAGGTGCTGGTTAAGGTGACGGGGCGCAAAAAGGGAGCGGACCATCTTGGCGCTCACCTTGCCTATATCGGCCGTAAGTGTGAGATCGCGCTTGAGACCCGCGATGGCGAACTGCTCACCAACAAAGCGGATGTCCAGCAGCTCGCTGAGGAGTGGTCTGATCCCTTATACTGGCGGCCGCGCGCGACGGTGTCTGCGGTCTCGATGGTCTTTTCGATGCCGGAGGGCACCGATCCTGAGACGGTAAAACAGTCGGTGCGCGAAACGGCAGAACGGATGCTGGGCGACAATCATGATTATCTGCTGGCACTCCACACAGACACGCCGCGCCCGCATGTGCATATGACAGTTGAGGCCGAGGGGATGGACGGCACACGGTTCGATCCACGGCGGGCGGATCTTTTCAAATTTCGCGAGGCGTTTGCCGAAGGCCTGCGCAGTCGCGGCGTCGAATGTGAAGCGACCCCCCGTTGGTCGCGCGGGCAGGCGCGGGCTGGCACCAGCATGGCGCTCGCACAGATGCGCGAGAAGATCCGGCGTGGCGTGTCTCGGCAGCCGACAGAAGCCGACCTACGTCAGGCCCGCGAAGCACTGGCGATTGCCACCGGAAAGGCGCAGGCGCCGGCGTTTGTTGCTCAGGCGAAGCGGCGTTGGACCAGCATCAGAGAGCAATATGAAGGGGCCGCTGCCCGTTTGGATGATTCGGAAGATCGCCGTGACAAGGATCTTGCGCGGGAGCTTCGATCGTTCCTGAAAGATCGACCATCCATTGAAAGCGTGCCGGATCGCGTGTTGAAGGATGCGGTCGATCGAGTGCGGATCGCGAGAGAGCAACAAAGCAAAAGGCAGGAAGGTCCGAAGTCGCCAGAGCGCAAGCCTCCTGACAAGATGCGATAG
- a CDS encoding carboxylesterase family protein: MCFVGCVRDVKTDYATLTRKPYSAPEAGTLFRYQPCPGAAFGATHGLEVPFVNDTLEYQTFLIQDSPQARPLAKLMSSAWVAFAKTGNPNTVGLPGWPAYSPDAPKAMAFDNKSHVINDPLGEPLRKLWREVALSADG, encoded by the coding sequence ATGTGCTTCGTCGGGTGCGTGAGAGATGTGAAGACGGATTATGCGACCTTGACGAGGAAGCCATATTCTGCACCTGAAGCAGGAACTCTCTTCCGATACCAACCGTGCCCCGGCGCTGCGTTCGGCGCGACACATGGCCTGGAGGTCCCGTTTGTCAACGACACCCTCGAATATCAGACCTTCCTTATCCAAGACTCGCCGCAGGCCCGACCGCTTGCGAAGCTGATGAGTTCCGCGTGGGTCGCCTTCGCAAAAACCGGGAACCCGAACACAGTTGGCCTGCCCGGATGGCCAGCCTATAGCCCGGACGCGCCGAAGGCGATGGCCTTCGACAACAAGAGCCACGTAATCAACGACCCGCTGGGTGAACCTCTACGCAAGCTGTGGCGCGAGGTGGCGTTATCTGCTGATGGATGA